CAGTAGATCGGATTGTCTATAGTGTGCATACCTTGTCTTGTCAGCTTGGTATCTATGGATTGACGCTCTCCAACTTTTGTTGTCGAGAAAAAACTCGAAAGAATACAAGTAATTCCTCAGTTGAAGGTGAAGTATCGGAGGGATTTCGTCGCACCACCTCAAGAGATTAATTGTGTGTGCACTAGGAATCTCATCAACATCAGACATTATCAAAAGATCATCATCTTCAATGCCTGCTATCCTCAGAAGCTGATCCAAGGCAACTCTTTGATACGCCTCCTCAACGAAAGGATTTTCCTTTTTCCTAAATCTTCCACCAATAACCCCATATGTCAGCCGTTCCTCAATAAACTTGAACTTGTCTCGATTGCTTGCGAAAATCAACGGTTTGACAAATCCTGTAAACGTTGAGTTTGATTCGAGAAGTACATACTGAGAAACATACGGATACATTTCTTTCCACCGGATAGTAAGCATGTCAACTTCATTACTAAACAAAACAGCATCAAAGACTCGTCTAGGTGATTCGCGAATTCCCCACCCATGAAGTTTGCAAAGAGACTTCATCGACACATTCTCATGATAATAGTGAGGGATTTCATGAAACGGTTTCGGTGGAGATTCCCACAACGGTCTCAGAAAGTATGATATTTTCTGACCatgcaaataaataacaaaGAAGCCTACCGGGATTATCACAAACATGAATATATATGTCCTGAAGTCCAATCCTCGGAAAATACACCTCAGTCTCGACATACTCAGTGCTGCAGGTGTTCCCTGCTGCATAGAAAACATAAAATCCCTAAGCCCATAATTACAACTTAATCATCAAAATTTCTTTAAGCTAAATCCTTGTTTGCACAAAATTACATCAGAACATGTCAATCAGAAcatacaaatattaaaatgaaattaCATTACTTGAACAGAAAATGGTTCAAAAAACAAcatattctcattttttttttcataatcttCAAATGAAAACAACCATCATTTAAAAaggaaacaacaaaaaaatttcaaattgaaaaCCCTAATTCCAATGCTACATAAAACCTACATTTCAGACCTTGAAAAACCACAATGGTCTATTAATCAAAGGCTAAACCCATCAACAATTTGTACATTCCAAACAACAAATAGCAAAATAATCAAACATCAATACCCATAAACAAAGGGAAAAAATAGCGAAGAAGATTATATCAtcaattacataaaaaaattcaattaaaatttgaagaaaaacaaaaacccaaTAAATATTTGAATTGGGTTCTGAAAAAAGGATAAATTTTCCgcacacagaaaaaaaaaatcaacttccCAGTTTTGCATTGACAACAAAACCCAACCACAGAAACTCAAAAAACCATaaccaattttttaaaaaaaaaaaaaaacaaaaatcatttttttagtagagtagcaaaagaaattaaactaaataaaaataaaaataaaaaaacacaatcaagaaagaaaaaaattacctGTCCACAAACATCATCGCAGATATCATCAGTTTTCTTCGAATTAATATAGCTCTCAGACATGGTGAAGAACAACCaacgaaaacaaaaacaaaagtttatgtttttttttttgtgtgtgcgtgttggaaaatatataaaaatagaaaatgcaaaaaaggaaagaaaagtgGAGAATTTGTTTATGGATACTGTAAATTGAAAACCCTTTTAAATAAAAGgtgacaaaaaatgaaaaataaaaaggaaaaatgtAAAGAGGCAAAAACCCAGTAATGATCTTTGGTTTTTGAGGCTATGtttgtttctctctcttaattGAACAGAAAAGAGAGGTTTTTTGTATTGTAATTggaatttggaaaaaattgtagtaattggaatttggaaaaaattgtaGTAATTGGAATTCTTAACGCCAATTATAGCCGTTTGGTGTGCGTTTTGTTGCACTTTATAAGTAGATAGATAGGGTCACTTCTCTCTCTATTGGATGAATGAGTGACGATACAATCGAACAAAGATATTAGTAATTGTATTAACCCTCTAATTTATAGGAAAAGAAGTTTTAGAATTCGATTTCGAGATGATTAAAGTCTGGTGAAATCCTAGAGTAAATAAGTGAAGAGTATCCGAGGTTTGAATTCAAActcatacatatataatatgtcaTGTTTCTGTCAATTGAAATTTTAGTTTTGTATAAACTACACTTAGATACGTATTAAGAGTATTGATTAATAGAGACTAATGaagaaacaaagaagaagaaaaaaaattataaaagaaaatgtcTTACTATGCTTATATAAAGTTtagttagaaaataaaaatagattgaaTAATTgttgatttggtttggttttatgaaaattattattattatagtaaaaagaaataaaaatatataattgttcCTCTAATGATTTTAGGGGTATATATTTAGTATCAGACTAGCAGGGTGCTAGGCAACGTTACTTTCCTGATGATTATGATGTCTTATATAGGAATGTCATAGGAGATAATGAAATGAGTACTTGAGAGATTGTATGGAGTAATGAGATGATAGTGGAGTAAACATATGGAATAGTGGGCTAGTTCAATGGCCTGGTCTTTTGGGCCTCTCTGACTTGGATGAGCGGCCCAATTAAGCATATTAGGCTTAGGCGAATGGTACCATGATATTTTGTTCggtacacagccccccaagcatgaGGCATGTAAGGGTGAAATGCTTGAGATAATAATCCTAGATAATTTTAATGGTTTCTTAGTAATACATCTAGTACATTTGTAGTTTTGATCATCCAATGATAATTCTCAATGCTAAGTGGATGAGAGTGGTCATGAAACGTCGCAACCGAATTGTTCAAACATTAGTGAGCGAAGTGTATATGAGTCTGTACAAGTGTACCCGAGTCTATCTGAGTCTATCAAAAACTGATTCTATACACGAGTCCACTCACTTTTGCTTTCTAGACTcgtaaactcgtacgagtttaaGGGTCTACCCGCAAGTTTGATAACCATACTATAATTAATGACAAATCATTTAGggattattttcataaaattaaaataattttaataaaaaatattgtaaagAGTCAACGATTGGATAGGTTTGTTTATCAAATAttgtataaaagaaattaattaaagatTATAGTTCTTTGTGAAAAAAACTTAGTTTTTGTAGCTAGCCGgaccttcaatttttttcttggttACTCCTCTTGATCGTACACCCACCATTTTTGGATTGGCTTTATTTGTCCATTTCACTTTCAGTAAAACAACTTTGAAGAAATGCctagaaaacaaaaattcaaaatctaacGTCAAGACAAAGACTTTTGTGTGTTCAAGCCTTAATATGAGATGGCAGTAAATCAAATAAATACATCCATTCCATTTAATAGCTTTTCTTAATCATCATTGGGACCATAGTGTTAAATTTCAAGGTATGGACTCCAAATAAACCGGTATATACAATGTTCTTATAATACTccatgaatttaaaaaatgtcaaCCAATATTGAATCGGTTCAGGTGATAAGAATTTTGGTCCTCTTAAACATGTGGTCTGAGATTCGATTCATCGTTTATGCTCCAACGGAGATTAATCATCGTTAATCGTGGTGGAaatttcgtaccaatatcatggtaaaaCAAATGTCATAGAaagataattttattatatttagttttttcgatatgggtccatataaaaataatagaaatagaTTACAGTTTGAATGTATTGCATTGTGATacctaaataaaaaaactatttattagAAGAAACGGCCTAATTAAGCGAGTTGGAGTTCGCAGAGTTTCTCTCGGTTTATAATAGGATAAGCGAATGCAAATACAATCAAGGCGAGTTGGAAttagtattgttaatttttactATGTGGAAATCGAACTCCTAATAACCTCCTTATCATTTCACTCTCTATCTCATCCACCTCAACGACCAAACCATCCTTAACTTCATTgttttcctttatttatttgGACACACCAATTTTGATCACATATTTAATGAACTACTTAGATGGACATTGCTGGAGACTTAAgtcaaacaagaaaataaaagatcCTACATAGCTGCTATGTTTGTTACACCTGGAATCCTTCCAATATTTTAGACATTTGATGATATTAAGAAATCAACAAGAAAGaataaacatattttaaatgacatGGGGACGTGTGAATCAAGGATGATTGACGGGACATGCATGACCCAATATGTTAATGAATAACATtcccttattattttaattttttatgagaatattcctttattatttatttatttatttatgtacttatattttgtcttcaaataatttttcgagtttaaaaataatattagcaaTATTCTATTGAGGTTCTTCGCATAGTTGAAAAGAGCATGACTTATGACGCTAAACTAGTTCACAAGAAAGAGACATTTCTTccattaaaaaagaaagaaaaagaagacaaCATTTCTagttctttttctcttcataaAATGAGGTACTTGTTTCCTTTGAAAGTAACAGCTACACCAACTAGAAAAGTGCATTGCTTATAaaataagggtcttgctaactagtgcctggggtactagttaaggaactaaaagagaaaataaaagagaagttatgcattgaaaaaattaaaatttagactTTTCATGTGTTGATTACACAATACTCAAGATAAACTTTCtacatttgaatttttaactagtgcccctagagcactatttagcatttgccataaaataaaaaaacagaaaagtGGAAGTTTAATACATGAAGAAGACAAATTTAAGAAGAGAAATATTTGTACAACTCTAAATATAAATCATTTGAGCACATATACATAAAACTATAAATCATTAGAAGAAACTTAAATTGTGAAACAAGTCtcgtggttagaaatttcatcctTAAAGTAGATAAGTATGGTGTCTAGTTCGAATCTCGATCATGTATGTATAATGTAATGTCTTTACCAACTCAGTTAAACTCACGTTCAGATATAAATCATGGGTACACCATTTGAAGTAGAGTATCATCATTACGATTCGTAATGAGTACCAGTACTTGTACGTTACGTGTATGGTAGGCACCAAAACGGTGCCATTTTTTTTCCATAGTGTATTCCTCTGGTACACGTACAAGAGGTACACGAGGGGTACGCCAAACACaaaaaagacattttttttcttagattTTTTATCGAGAAAGAGTAAGATTTAAAATGAAGGAGCAGCAAAAATGTAAGATATTGGTAAAGATGAATGAAATCTATTTAAATGTAAGATATTGGTGGAGATGGATGAAATCTATTTAATAAATAGAGTTAGTATTCTTGAAGTTGCTAGTTTTTCTCTCGATGAACCTGAACCGAAAGCCGCTCTTTTGAACaaatgaatttttaattttgatgttttgttaTCATTTGAATTACTTTTAAAGTATGGATTTTtgtatgtttaattatttattttaataatgtaattttatttatataattatattaaaaacaatTATAGAGATGCAACCACActttaacttttataaaattacCGTATTCTATATCAATATATGTATGTGCCGGTAGcccggtaccgtacccgtacctaataaataataaataatcctCCCCACCTTCTATGAAGTATGGAGGAAGCCACTCAATCATATATGTACAAAAGCATGATGAACACAAAATtacaacatataaatctataACACCAAAAGTAACACCCAAActaattaagaagaaaaatcaTTTAGATTGAAACACTTCTAATCCTGGTAACCATGACCGACCAAACTTATCCAAACACAAGAAAACAAGTAAGACCACATCATGTAAAATTGAACAAGGGTTTCAACACATCATATAAGTTTACATAGCAAGAACCtccaacatattttttatggatATGAACATGAACTCTTACTACATAAAGAAGGACTCCAAATGTAGAAATTAGAATAGCGTGTGGGGAAGGAAGAAGAATGTTCATTGTCAAAGCAACAAAAGGAGAGACAATAAAAGTTGGTTTAATTAGTTGGTTAGGATTTGGATAATAATATTTGACAAGGATGTAGGTTTAGCACTCGATGAATGGCACGAGTCTCAAAAACTTAACTCACCtaaatatttatattcctatttttttctctcgagaaaatgatagtattttatcaaatattacAAATTCAATTAACTACTTTATTCTTTATTAGTTAGTTTATCAACTATTTTTTACCGATAAGTGACTTATCGAATATTGTAGTAGGTGTGGGGGTAACAACTCTACAAATGAAAACAATACACCTTTTATTTGGGCTTAACAATTAGGTGATGAGTATTGTTGAATATACCCCAAAAATTGGTATTATACCACAACAACTACTCTCATAAATACTTCagcttaaatttttttaaggctAGTGTCgggaatgaattctctcaagtgtaatttacacttgagagaataaagtgtggtttgttaccattgatcaagagagagaaacatataacaatttagagaaaataaatttagatggtgttagattacactttattctctcaagtgtaaatcacacttgagagaatccattcctgCTAGTGTCATAGCAAAATCATCACTCTTCTGATCTTTACGGCTAAAACAATAACATAATTGGAGTTAGttcaatataaattatatttttattttttgttggtttagTCAAATCAGTATCGATTATGTCATTATTTCAATCGTACAAATAAGAATGACCATTAACTTATATTTTCAAATAACAATGTATATCGTCGtcgaaattttaaatatattttaagtaaTGTTCTATGATAGATCATTTGTAGAGGTGgtccatataatttttatttttagaaataatttccacttcttgaccaaaaaaattaatttccactTACCGTAAAACGACTTTTAGACACCCTAAGTTCTGATACATTTTTTTCGATGaataacaacaaacaataaaagTGACTTTTACGTCGACAAAGGTGCAACCATGTGACGTCTCTCTACGAGTTTCCTCAAAATTCTTCATTCAAACAACCGTAAATCCTATGCAACCATGTGACTTTTGCGTCGACAAAGGTGCAACCATGTGACGTCTCTCTACGAGTTTCCTCAAAATTCTTCAGTCAAACAACCATAAATCCTATGCGCCTATCAATCAACGAATAAATTGTACAGAACCTGGATTGTAAAGAACCAAATAATACAACAACTTTTGTGATTCAGGTGCCATGCTAACTACAAATATGATTTGACTTTCGTCCACACAATGATAGTGtataaacatataaaataatcaGTCTCAACGACGCTTGTATAAACAAGGTTTAAGTGATGGCCATTCAATTTCCTTCTTCCTTTTAGAATCGTGCTTTTCCTACACGCGAAAATGCAAAATCAGAAGAGATAATCAAACAAGAGAAATGGAATCACGTTGCAATTCATTAGTTACATACCTTTTTCGTGaagtaaaacaaaataaacattttatttgaGAAGTCCTGCAAAGTTTAAACATCAGTAAGTACAaccaaacaatatattatagGGGATATCAACTTTTGGTTTAACTTCTTCTCTTCCTATTTTACCCTTTATATTATCTTAACTACAATTTTTAAATGGAACATATTCATACCCTTTTCACAGAGTTAAATCCTAGCTCAGAAATAGCCTTTGAAAACTTCTCTGGGTCTGCACCTCCATTATTTGGATCAAACCTGCTCTTTACTTCTGCTATCAAGAGCCAGCCACTGTTCAAAACTACAATAAGTTAGATAACGAGGAAAGCATGAAAGCATGCCAGGTTAAAAACGATTAATTCATTATAGAAAAAAATACCCTAGCTTAAGCACCCTGTATGCTTCTTCAAGGTAAGTTTGATAGTTGGTTCCCATCAGTGAAAGACAGAACACAGCAACATCAGCAGATGAGGAATCTAGTGGAGTCTGCAAGTAACTCACAAAAATGAGCATGTCTTGTAAGCAATCTAactattagaaaaaaaaatcataataaaatacATGCAAGTATAATTAGTCCAGAAGCCAacatgtacattttttttactaaagataACTACTTGAAATGGGCCCGATAGAATTACGTAACTAGTATGACAGAAAACTAAAATTCTACTTTCCTTCAATATATCAATGAATCTGCTAGAAACCTGAATAATGGGCCCGATGTCATAACTGATATAGGCCTTAGTACATATTAGCCTGTCACTTGGAAGGTTTATTATAGAAAGTGCGGCCAGGGAGAGAAATAGATAAGTGAGGGCAATAATTAGAGAAGTCATGAGGGGTTTATCAAACTGTTTGTATTCTGTGTTATGGTTTCCACTGGGCAGAGAATTTTCATTCTCTGAAGGAGCTTTTGCTCCGGGGGTTATAGGAGGGAAAACTCTTGTAATCATTTActtttaatcaataataatacCCTCATTCTACACTATTCTGTTTTTGGGTTTCCATCAGAATCCGTTCAGCCTTTCATGATTTCACTAATGTACCTATTATATCTGCCATGTTTCCACCATAGGCTGTAATGCCATGTTTCAAGCCTGATTCGTTGTATTAGTTTCGTAATATATAAGCATTAATGAGAGCCTTTTGTACTCTCAAAAAATAAGTAATCATATACTATTAACTGTGATGTTTCCAATGCTATAAACTTAGTCTCCAACGGATACAAAGTACATTAGCCTAGCAAAACTTACATTTGCCATGTCACAAGCAATTACATCTGGATCATTGGAGACAAGGTCTAGAGAGAAGACAGTATTCTTCACGCTTTTGGAAATGAGTGCTTCCCCTAAAATGCAACAGAAAGATGAAAACATTAGCAGTGAACAATCCAAATAAAGGTATTgtgtaaaatatataattaacaaCAAAATCAAGTGAATTCTCACCACAACCAAAATCAGCAACAACAAAAGAAGGGTTCTGTTTTTTCAGCCACTTAATAATTACATTAACTGGCTGTTCTGGCCAATTAGACATTTGTGTTTTGTACCCTGCATGATACTATCCAgataaatgaaaaacaattgagACAGCTAATAAAAATGAGCAATTCAAACCATTACAATACATGCTAAATAGCTAATAGACTAAGATGTAAGAGGATATGGAGCTAAGTCACTAATCTTGCAAGTCACACTCATAGTCATATATTATAAGTTGCTCGGTGAATTCTAACACTGATTTCTTTAGTTACATTTTTAACTCTGATTTTATCATTAACAATGTGGATTTTGTTGTTTAAGCTATAAATTCCGGTGACTAGACCTGACAAGTCTAAAATTCCTATAACTTTTCAGTTCAATGTTTTGCCATTGTTCCAAATGTATCTTATATTATACGAATGTTAGGTACTTTGATGCAAGTAAAAAATATGTGTCATGTAGCTATCTTCATGGTTGATAATTACTTATGTGCAGATTTTTGGATATTTTACCTAAAGAAAGGAGGATTCAATTTGAGTTTCATCACAAACTAAACTACACAACTACTTAAGTCTTTTCCTACGTCGGTATCAATAACGCTAATCAAGGTACACTATTATATCTTACTGTAAGTCATGTCTAATGACAATTGATCCAAAACAAAAGTCCATGTAAACAACCCTTACCAAGTTAAATAAAGATGAATCTTCACGGAAATACTTAAGTGCCTCCTTCCcactgaaaagaaaaagaaagatccttAACTCTTGtcaaccaaaaaataattacaaaaaaaaagaaggagaCAAACCAGAAAATAGTTTAGGAAGTCAGGTTACAAGATCATTTAAACCAAAAACTGTCTATCTAAGCAAGTAATCTAATCCCATTGAAATAATGAGATCCAAAAATGATTTAAAATCAGCCTTATTTCCCAATTCACTGCCCAAATCACATAAAGGAATCCATGCAGAACCTCTCAACTTTCTCTAAGAGCGTGTTTGGATGAGTGAATATTTTgagataattcaatttttgctttgtaaaatttacaaagaaaaatttTAATTCACTCAAAAAATTACATTACCTAACAGTATtctctcatccaaacacactctaaggctATGTTTGGCAAGTTCAAATTGTTAGTATAACGTTATGAATTACAGTACATTTGTTTAATAACAGTCCTTTCACGAGCTATTTTACACtggcttatagttttttttttttcatgtgctACTTTAAGTAGCGCTTAAGCATATAGCTTATAAACTATGAAGCACCAACACAAACTCAGACACCGGACAGGACACGACACATAGACACgagtaaaaatttgaaaaaaaaagaattaattgaACATAGTCATATGTGCCAATGTCATGTCGATGTCAGACCCCGGACAACCTTCCatcagaagtgtcggtgctacaatGCATCATTTTCACACTaacatcttacttgaaaaaatatttaactaaaaatgtgattttatatttataaattaatttaactaCTAATTCAATTGGCTAGTTTATAACTAGTTTATCAGTTATCGGCTATATGCCCATATGCTATCTGCTAACTTATTGGGTACTTTTTACCAAAAGAGCTAATAGCTTATGCCCATATGCTCTATTTGGCAATGCTAGTTTATCACTTATCGGCTATATGCCCATATGCTCTATTTGGCAATGCTAACCttcgagcttatagcttatgttTTATAAGCACatcttgaaggaaaaaaaacctGTTTGGTAATCTTTTTTTCTCACGaccttatagcttatttttgccagcttttttataaactaattcaatCAGCTTATTGCTTATCAGTTTTTATCACAACTTTACCCTTgtcattttatgtcatttcatatttataaactaGTTCACCAGCTAATTTTACTAAATACTACAaatccaataagctagcttatccaTTGGACCTgtttggatttggcttattttttaccttatgaaaatggattatgcaaataaataaacttttgtgttaattcataagttttcactaacaaaaattgtatctttataagctattttctcataaactacttgaaagcttataataataaataaaagtttatttatttgcataagttgtttcgcattagctcaaaaataagttaattcaaacggacgggtaagttataagctagctggTAAGCTAGTTTATCGGCTATCTGCTATTTTTTACTTACCAATGAATGCCATAAGAATAAATGAATTGCAGCAATGAGTGATAAATAACATAAGAATAACAACATACGTGCAAGTGTAGAGCTTCTCGTTAATCATCCTAAAGTGGCCACCAGATAACCTCGCTCGCATCTGCAAAACCAAAATCTGAAATAAAActctgaaaaaataaatttaagaaattaataaataaaaaggttaAGTTTTAGGTATGCCTTTTCGAGAAAATTGGAGGGTTGATTTGACTTTGTTCGCTTAGGAGTAGAAGAAGCTGAAGAAATTTCTTGCTGATTCTTTTTTGATACatcatttttgttgttgttgttgttgtttctctTTCGCTTTTTGTTGGTCATTGCCACAATTCTTCTTCTGATTTCTGTTTCAACGAAACTCTGCTTCTTCTCATAAACTACTTGACTGTGCGTGCGTCTGTTGGTATAGGGTTACCGGGATTATGTGACTTTATAGCGGGAAAGTCACCCTGATTTTGGAACAATGTGGTCCGCGTGATGAATCTAATGTACCATAACCAGCCAcatgtttataaattttaaaataaaagttaaaacacGCAAACAAGGAGAGAAAAGCACCACTATTTGCTGGCACTACCAAAATTACTGGCCGAGTCGCGGTTCGATACACTCTTTAAGATGTTTCACGGCACTACTTAAATTGTGCAAGGTAGactatcaaccgtgaagtcCCTAGGATAAAACAGTCAATTCAACAAATACCGTTAACTACTGCACCGTAGAAAACATGCAGAAAAACATCTTCGATGGTTAATGAACCAGTCTATATTGATATACAAATATCAATTCGAAGTGGTAACAACCACTTTTTGTGAAACAACAAAGTGGTAACTGAAGAGTATTTACAGAGCAAAGAATTGAACTGAAAATAAAGGGAGGATTTCTTGGGAGCCTTGATCTGTCAGCAAACCAAACGCGGCCAAAAAATTCGGCCCCCTCTGTATCCGTTACAAGACTTGGTCGAAGCACACAAAACATGtgcgatttttttttaaacgcaACACACAtagtgaaaaataattaataattatttttccacTTCtggatattaaaaaattaatatatcaccaagCCCCGCCCGAGATGGCGGCGCGCGCGTGTGTAATATTCGACATGGTGTGCCCCGTTTACAAAACTGAGTACTTCTTTGGGGCATACCCCAAGTAGTGacctagtatataaacactactcaTGTGTGTGTTCCAACCAATGTGGGACTAATTGaagtttttttcaattcacacatagTTCTTCATTTGTGTTCATATTTCTACCAAGTTTTCCTCTACAAGTTACACACTTGTTCCAACAATACCCCACTAATATCGATGGATTAAGATTTCCTTCTCTAATATTACACATGCAATTTTGTGACGTACTACATCTCATTCATTAAGAATAGTACGATACTCTATTGGTGATATATGCTGATCTAATTCATCAATAGGgatataaagaaagaaaaaaaatccttaGGACGTGCTGCTTGAAAACacccaaaaattgttttatgtCTTTGTGGTCATGTCAAACTTAACTTTCC
This genomic interval from Trifolium pratense cultivar HEN17-A07 linkage group LG6, ARS_RC_1.1, whole genome shotgun sequence contains the following:
- the LOC123892578 gene encoding uncharacterized protein LOC123892578 isoform X2, producing MSESYINSKKTDDICDDVCGQGTPAALSMSRLRCIFRGLDFRTYIFMFVIIPVGFFVIYLHGQKISYFLRPLWESPPKPFHEIPHYYHENVSMKSLCKLHGWGIRESPRRVFDAVLFSNEVDMLTIRWKEMYPYVSQYVLLESNSTFTGFVKPLIFASNRDKFKFIEERLTYGVIGGRFRKKENPFVEEAYQRVALDQLLRIAGIEDDDLLIMSDVDEIPSAHTINLLRWCDEIPPILHLQLRNYLYSFEFFLDNKSWRASIHRYQADKTRYAHYRQSDLLLSDAGWHCSFCFRHISQFVFKMKAYSHYDRVRFPHYLNPDRIQNVICKGADLFDMLPEEYTFKEIIGKLGPIPHSYSAVHLPAYLLNNADRYKYLLPGNCKRESG
- the LOC123892578 gene encoding uncharacterized protein LOC123892578 isoform X1; translation: MSESYINSKKTDDICDDVCGQQGTPAALSMSRLRCIFRGLDFRTYIFMFVIIPVGFFVIYLHGQKISYFLRPLWESPPKPFHEIPHYYHENVSMKSLCKLHGWGIRESPRRVFDAVLFSNEVDMLTIRWKEMYPYVSQYVLLESNSTFTGFVKPLIFASNRDKFKFIEERLTYGVIGGRFRKKENPFVEEAYQRVALDQLLRIAGIEDDDLLIMSDVDEIPSAHTINLLRWCDEIPPILHLQLRNYLYSFEFFLDNKSWRASIHRYQADKTRYAHYRQSDLLLSDAGWHCSFCFRHISQFVFKMKAYSHYDRVRFPHYLNPDRIQNVICKGADLFDMLPEEYTFKEIIGKLGPIPHSYSAVHLPAYLLNNADRYKYLLPGNCKRESG
- the LOC123889784 gene encoding ribosomal RNA-processing protein 8-like, whose product is MTNKKRKRNNNNNNKNDVSKKNQQEISSASSTPKRTKSNQPSNFLEKMRARLSGGHFRMINEKLYTCTGKEALKYFREDSSLFNLYHAGYKTQMSNWPEQPVNVIIKWLKKQNPSFVVADFGCGEALISKSVKNTVFSLDLVSNDPDVIACDMANTPLDSSSADVAVFCLSLMGTNYQTYLEEAYRVLKLGGWLLIAEVKSRFDPNNGGADPEKFSKAISELGFNSVKRDFSNKMFILFYFTKKEKHDSKRKKEIEWPSLKPCLYKRR